A stretch of the Nicotiana tabacum cultivar K326 chromosome 6, ASM71507v2, whole genome shotgun sequence genome encodes the following:
- the LOC107806665 gene encoding patellin-3-like, with protein sequence MADTAPPEHNLQPPSTAEEDTPPPPPPPAVEPTATEPPLASVEVEPVKQESVTEAEEHHPAVTVVEKDTPLTEPPPEEPTLVAAEQVSVTVPEKEAEGVSVTESEKSKPADAKKIPESLVSFKEESNKVSDLSDSERKSLVEFKFLVQESIKNQTFTTGTAVKTQETQTPSTEITDLPQEVSIWGIPLLKDDRADVILLKFLRARDFKVKDSFAMLKKTILWRKEFNIEELVDEDLGDDLDKVVFMHGHDKEGHPVCYNVYGEFQNKELYNKTFGDEEKRNKFLRWRIQFLERSIRKLDFNPGGINTIFQVSDLKNSPGPGKRELRLATRQALHLLQDNYPEFVAKQVFINVPWWYLAFYTMISPFMTQRTKSKFVFAGPSKTAETLYKYVSPEQVPVQYGGLSVDYCECNPEFTVNDPATEIIVKPATKQTVEIIVNEKCIIVWELRVLGWDVTYSAEYVPNTDSGYTVNIQKPRKMTSTDEPVVSSSFKIVELGKILLTIDNPTSKKKKLLYRYKDKPYSD encoded by the exons atggctgaTACAGCCCCACCAGAACATAACCTTCAGCCACCATCCACGGCTGAGGAAGATaccccacccccacctccaccaccagCAGTAGAACCAACAGCTACTGAACCACCTCTTGCTTCAGTTGAAGTTGAACCAGTGAAGCAAGAATCAGTAACAGAAGCTGAGGAACATCACCCTGCTGTTACTGTAGTTGAAAAGGATACTCCTTTAACTGAGCCTCCACCGGAAGAACCAACTCTGGTTGCAGCTGAACAGGTATCTGTTACTGTTCCTGAGAAAGAAGCAGAGGGTGTTAGTGTTACTGAATCTGAGAAATCTAAACCAGCTGATGCGAAAAAGATCCCTGAATCTTTGGTTTCATTCAAAGAAGAAAGTAATAAAGTCTCAGATCTATCTGATTCTGAGAGAAAATCACTTGTAGAGTTCAAATTTCTTGTTCAAGAATCCATTAAAAATCAAACCTTTACTACTGGAACCGCAGTTAAAACCCAAGAAACTCAAACCCCATCAACAGAAATTACTGATTTACCTCAGGAAGTATCCATTTGGGGAATCCCACTATTGAAAGATGATAGGGCAGATGTGATTCTGCTCAAATTTCTTAGAGCTAGAGATTTCAAGGTTAAGGATTCATTTGCAATGTTAAAGAAGACAATTTTATGGAGAAAGGAGTTTAACATTGAAGAGCTTGTAGATGAAGATCTTGGTGATGATCTTGATAAGGTTGTGTTTATGCATGGTCATGATAAAGAGGGACATCCTGTTTGCTATAATGTGTATGGAGAGTTTCAGAATAAGGAATTGTATAACAAAACCTTTGGAGATGAGGAGAAGAGGAACAAGTTCTTGCGTTGGCGGATTCAGTTCTTGGAGAGAAGTATAAGGAAGTTGGATTTCAATCCAGGTGGAATCAATACTATCTTTCAAGTTAGTGATCTCAAGAACTCTCCTGGTCCAGGGAAGAGGGAGCTTCGGCTTGCTACTAGGCAGGCCTTGCATTTGCTTCAGGATAATTATCCTGAGTTCGTCGCTAAGCAG GTGTTCATCAATGTCCCTTGGTGGTATTTAGCTTTCTACACAATGATCAGCCCATTCATGACCCAGAGAACAAAAAGCAAGTTTGTATTTGCTGGTCCATCAAAGACTGCAGAAACCCTTTACAA GTACGTATCTCCTGAGCAAGTACCTGTTCAATATGGGGGCCTCAGCGTTGATTACTGTGAATGCAATCCTGAGTTCACTGTCAATGATCCAGCCACTGAGATCATTGTAAAACCTGCAACAAAGCAGACCGTGGAGATCATTGTAAATGAG AAATGCATTATTGTCTGGGAGCTACGTGTATTGGGTTGGGATGTGACATATAGTGCTGAATATGTGCCGAATACAGACAGTGGATATACTGTTAACATACAGAAGCCTAGAAAGATGACGTCAACTGATGAACCTGTTGTTAGCAGCAGCTTCAAGATCGTTGAGCTAGGTAAGATACTTTTGACAATTGACAATCCTACGTCAAAGAAGAAGAAGCTTCTTTACAGGTACAAGGATAAGCCCTATTCCGACTGA